The Pseudomonadota bacterium genome has a window encoding:
- a CDS encoding serine/threonine-protein kinase, which yields MSKTPRSPPTEHPRLGKYEVLREVGRSTTAIVYEGHDPYIDRPVALKMALKRLPTSRDLAERFRRRFFREAQTAGGLRHPNIVQVFDAGVHGDRCYIVMEYVSHGATLQPYAQADQLLPVERVVEAAFQSARALEYAHRQGVIHRDIKPSNILLAEDGEAKIGDFGIARLERGAGSGTAAMQFAGSPGYMSPEQVQDDPITHQTDLFSLGVVMYECLTGRHPFYDGCFSELVYRIVNEDAPPMAQHRSDVPEVLERVVRRAMEKDPRRRYKTGLDLASDLAGAFGHLGSPQDEVGLHERFNEARSLGFFHEFTDDQMWEIIRASLWQEFASGEGIFVEGEIDNSFYVVITGMVRVERGGRVVGALGPGDCFGEMGYFSRAKRTASIIAAAHVSLLKISATVLEQTSKDCQLCFIKVFLRQLIRRLSLTPDLTVSQNGA from the coding sequence ATGAGCAAGACCCCACGGAGCCCACCGACCGAGCATCCGAGACTCGGCAAATACGAGGTCCTGCGTGAGGTCGGCCGCAGCACCACGGCCATCGTCTATGAGGGCCACGACCCCTACATCGATCGGCCGGTCGCCCTCAAGATGGCCCTCAAACGCCTCCCCACCAGCCGCGATCTGGCCGAGCGGTTTCGCCGTCGGTTTTTCCGCGAGGCGCAGACCGCAGGAGGCTTGCGGCACCCGAACATCGTGCAGGTCTTCGATGCGGGCGTGCACGGTGATCGCTGTTACATCGTCATGGAATACGTGAGCCACGGCGCTACCCTCCAGCCCTACGCGCAAGCGGATCAGCTCCTGCCCGTCGAGCGGGTCGTCGAGGCCGCCTTCCAATCGGCACGTGCGCTGGAGTATGCCCACCGCCAAGGGGTGATCCACCGCGACATCAAGCCTTCGAACATCCTGCTCGCGGAGGACGGTGAGGCCAAGATCGGCGATTTCGGCATCGCCCGCCTGGAGCGCGGCGCCGGATCGGGCACCGCGGCTATGCAGTTCGCGGGCTCCCCCGGTTATATGTCGCCCGAGCAGGTGCAGGACGATCCGATCACCCATCAGACCGATCTCTTCTCGCTCGGCGTCGTCATGTACGAATGCCTGACGGGACGCCACCCGTTTTACGACGGGTGCTTCTCGGAACTCGTGTACCGCATCGTCAACGAAGACGCACCGCCCATGGCGCAGCATCGTTCGGATGTCCCGGAGGTCCTCGAACGGGTAGTCCGCCGCGCCATGGAGAAGGACCCGCGCCGGCGCTACAAGACCGGACTGGACCTCGCCTCCGATCTGGCCGGTGCGTTCGGCCACCTGGGCAGCCCGCAGGACGAGGTCGGCCTGCACGAGCGCTTCAACGAGGCCCGATCCCTGGGCTTCTTCCACGAGTTCACCGATGACCAGATGTGGGAGATCATCCGCGCCAGCCTGTGGCAGGAATTCGCTTCCGGTGAGGGGATCTTCGTCGAGGGCGAGATCGATAATTCGTTCTACGTGGTCATCACCGGTATGGTGCGCGTGGAGCGCGGCGGGCGCGTGGTGGGCGCGCTCGGCCCCGGCGATTGCTTCGGTGAGATGGGCTATTTCAGCAGGGCCAAACGCACGGCCTCGATCATCGCCGCCGCGCATGTGTCCTTACTCAAGATCAGCGCCACGGTCCTGGAGCAGACCTCCAAGGACTGCCAGCTGTGTTTCATCAAGGTCTTCCTGCGGCAGTTGATCCGGCGGCTGTCGCTCACGCCCGATCTCACGGTCAGCCAGAACGGGGCTTAG
- a CDS encoding PQQ-dependent sugar dehydrogenase translates to MKAGLAGVKPMLVSLGVLLLGFLFLLPERCTVNMAFLRQDTPAQAELRERIKLPPGFSIAVYASDLPGVRVLRFTEAGDLLASLPEAGSIVLLERDRNGDGRPDGRRELLGGLRRPHGIEVFEDTLYVAETDAVGHARFDARSGQTVGEYRRVVRDLPAGGNHWSRSVRFGPDGLMYVTVGSSCNVCIEDHPWRAAMLRFRADGSGAEIYATGLRNTVAFDWWSGAGGPAGGVLYGADIGRDLLGDDVPPDELNGIERGGFYGWPYAYGDRVPDPDFDPPNVDRIAGSLTPVHRFAAHSSPTGMIFLRGRGLPADYRGAALVALHGSWNRTEKQGYEVVSLHFTDDGRISERKFATGFEVDEDVIGRPSDVAEGPDGAIYISDDFTGSIYRISFGGP, encoded by the coding sequence ATGAAGGCGGGGCTGGCCGGTGTCAAACCGATGCTCGTGTCTCTGGGCGTGCTGCTCCTGGGTTTCCTGTTCCTGCTCCCCGAGCGCTGCACAGTGAACATGGCGTTCCTGCGTCAAGATACGCCGGCGCAGGCCGAGTTGCGCGAGCGGATCAAGCTCCCCCCGGGCTTTTCCATCGCGGTCTATGCGTCGGATCTGCCGGGGGTTCGCGTGCTGCGCTTTACCGAGGCGGGGGACCTGCTCGCGAGTCTGCCCGAAGCGGGCAGCATCGTGCTCCTCGAACGGGACCGCAACGGGGATGGACGGCCCGACGGTCGTCGCGAGTTGCTCGGCGGGCTCAGGCGCCCGCACGGTATCGAGGTCTTCGAGGACACGCTCTACGTCGCCGAGACCGACGCCGTCGGCCACGCCCGCTTCGATGCTCGAAGCGGCCAGACCGTCGGCGAGTATCGGCGCGTCGTTCGGGACCTACCGGCGGGCGGCAATCACTGGTCTCGCAGCGTGCGCTTCGGTCCCGATGGGCTCATGTACGTGACGGTGGGCTCGAGTTGCAATGTCTGTATCGAGGACCACCCGTGGCGGGCGGCGATGCTCCGTTTCCGGGCGGATGGTAGCGGCGCCGAGATCTACGCCACCGGCCTGCGCAATACGGTGGCCTTCGATTGGTGGTCGGGCGCCGGCGGGCCGGCGGGTGGCGTCCTCTATGGCGCCGACATCGGTCGCGATCTCCTGGGTGACGATGTCCCGCCCGACGAGCTCAACGGCATCGAGCGCGGCGGTTTTTACGGCTGGCCCTACGCCTATGGCGACCGGGTCCCGGACCCCGATTTCGACCCGCCAAATGTTGATCGCATCGCCGGCAGTCTGACCCCGGTCCATCGCTTTGCGGCGCACAGCTCCCCGACCGGAATGATCTTCCTGCGTGGCAGGGGATTGCCGGCGGACTATCGGGGCGCGGCGCTCGTCGCGCTACACGGATCGTGGAACCGCACGGAGAAACAGGGCTACGAGGTCGTGTCGCTGCACTTTACCGACGATGGCAGGATCAGCGAGCGTAAGTTCGCGACCGGTTTCGAGGTAGACGAGGATGTCATTGGCCGCCCGAGTGACGTGGCCGAGGGACCAGACGGGGCGATCTATATCTCGGACGATTTCACCGGCAGCATCTACCGCATCAGCTTCGGCGGTCCGTGA
- the dacB gene encoding D-alanyl-D-alanine carboxypeptidase/D-alanyl-D-alanine-endopeptidase produces MRPSYFRPAQSVSPRVVLLLATLLGAIALPTYARPGAKLPAPVLQAFKRARIPLTHVGVLVQETGNSEPLIAWQADRPMNPASTMKLVTTFAGLEALGPTYTWKTEVYRTGVQRGDVLQGDLIIKGYGDPKLSLERFWLLLRGLRQGGIREIRGDLVLDHGYFAVEDRFPVSFDGAPFRLYNTIPTALLLNSKSIQVQVLPKGKGLVQVVTDPRPVQIEVLNQLTPTRGPCRMRNSKFGVRFHSDAASARITASGAYPLACGKAVYEASLLSHAQYVYGVFRQLWGELGGQLQGGLREGRVPHGAERLALSESPTVVEVVRDINKDSNNVMARQLFLTLGAEIRGPPASPSKAFDGIQGWFYKRGVDTEGLVMENGSGLSRIEQIATSALGHMLLYAYASPVMPEFIASLPLVGVDGTMRKRLRHTPLKGRAHIKTGSLRGVKAIAGYVLNRFGRMTVVVCIINHPNAAAGTVAQDALLRFAYDGADPGPSPVVVYSARP; encoded by the coding sequence ATGCGCCCATCGTACTTCCGCCCTGCACAGTCCGTGTCACCACGGGTCGTCCTGCTGCTGGCCACGCTGCTGGGTGCGATCGCCCTCCCCACCTACGCTCGTCCCGGCGCCAAGCTTCCGGCTCCGGTCCTTCAGGCCTTCAAGCGGGCGCGCATCCCTCTGACCCATGTCGGGGTCCTGGTGCAGGAGACGGGGAATAGCGAACCGTTGATCGCCTGGCAGGCCGACCGGCCCATGAACCCCGCCTCCACCATGAAGCTCGTGACCACCTTCGCCGGTCTCGAGGCCCTCGGTCCGACCTACACCTGGAAGACCGAGGTCTACCGCACCGGGGTCCAGCGCGGGGACGTGCTGCAGGGCGACCTCATCATCAAGGGCTATGGCGATCCCAAGCTGAGCCTGGAGCGTTTCTGGCTGTTGTTACGGGGTCTGAGGCAAGGGGGGATCCGGGAGATCCGCGGCGATCTGGTCCTGGACCACGGCTATTTCGCCGTCGAGGACCGCTTTCCGGTCAGCTTCGATGGCGCGCCTTTCCGCCTCTACAACACCATCCCCACGGCGCTCCTGCTCAACTCCAAATCCATCCAGGTGCAGGTCCTGCCCAAGGGCAAGGGATTGGTGCAGGTCGTGACCGATCCCAGGCCCGTCCAAATCGAGGTCCTGAACCAGCTGACCCCCACCCGCGGACCCTGCCGGATGCGCAACTCCAAGTTCGGGGTACGGTTCCACAGCGATGCCGCGAGCGCCCGCATCACGGCCAGCGGTGCCTATCCGCTGGCCTGCGGGAAGGCGGTATACGAGGCCTCGCTCCTGAGCCACGCCCAATACGTCTACGGCGTGTTCCGGCAGCTATGGGGCGAGCTGGGCGGCCAGCTCCAGGGCGGTCTGCGCGAAGGCCGGGTGCCACACGGGGCCGAGCGCCTGGCTTTGTCCGAATCGCCCACCGTGGTCGAGGTAGTCCGGGACATCAACAAGGACAGCAACAACGTGATGGCCCGCCAGCTCTTCCTGACCTTAGGGGCCGAGATCCGGGGCCCGCCGGCAAGCCCGTCCAAGGCCTTCGATGGCATCCAGGGGTGGTTCTACAAACGCGGCGTCGATACCGAGGGCCTGGTGATGGAGAACGGCTCGGGCTTGTCGCGCATCGAGCAGATAGCGACCAGCGCGCTCGGCCACATGCTGCTATACGCCTACGCGAGCCCCGTGATGCCGGAGTTCATCGCCTCGCTGCCGCTGGTCGGGGTGGACGGCACGATGCGCAAGCGCCTGCGGCATACGCCCTTGAAGGGCAGGGCGCACATCAAGACCGGCAGCCTGCGGGGCGTCAAGGCCATTGCCGGCTATGTCCTGAACCGATTCGGGCGCATGACCGTGGTCGTATGCATCATCAACCACCCCAATGCCGCGGCCGGAACGGTGGCCCAGGACGCGCTCCTGCGCTTCGCGTACGACGGTGCCGACCCCGGTCCCTCACCGGTCGTCGTGTACAGCGCGCGGCCCTAG
- a CDS encoding SDR family NAD(P)-dependent oxidoreductase has protein sequence MDIQGKVALVTGGASGIGNAVARELARRGAKAVALVDQSDRVAEIAAQLDQEAGRKVGHPFLGNAIDEEFRRRVYEEIAETLGLVNICVPAAGITRDALAVRINKETGRAEIYPLDTFRLVTEVDLIAPVYWSLEMVARHAESRHRLGLKRWNANEGMQGVIIFIGSISSQGNKGQIAYACSKAGLEGAAATLMKEAIFHGVRCGVIHPGFTDTPMVRALGEDYIQKYILPETQLGRLIRPEEIADAICFMVQNSAVSGELWADAGWHPSPA, from the coding sequence ATGGACATACAAGGCAAAGTAGCGCTCGTGACGGGCGGCGCCAGCGGCATCGGCAACGCTGTGGCGCGCGAACTGGCAAGGCGTGGCGCGAAGGCGGTGGCGCTGGTCGATCAGAGCGATCGGGTCGCCGAGATCGCCGCACAGCTAGACCAGGAGGCGGGCCGGAAGGTCGGCCACCCGTTCCTCGGGAATGCCATCGACGAAGAGTTCCGTCGCCGGGTCTATGAGGAGATCGCGGAGACATTGGGCCTCGTGAACATCTGCGTACCGGCGGCCGGGATCACCCGCGACGCCCTGGCGGTGCGGATCAACAAGGAAACGGGCCGCGCGGAAATCTATCCCCTCGACACCTTCCGCCTGGTGACCGAGGTCGATCTGATCGCCCCGGTGTACTGGTCGCTCGAGATGGTGGCGCGACATGCGGAATCCCGCCACCGGCTCGGGCTCAAGCGCTGGAACGCCAACGAGGGCATGCAGGGCGTGATCATCTTCATCGGCTCGATCTCTTCCCAGGGCAACAAGGGGCAGATCGCCTACGCCTGCTCCAAGGCGGGCCTGGAGGGCGCCGCGGCCACGCTCATGAAAGAGGCCATCTTCCACGGCGTGCGCTGCGGGGTGATCCACCCGGGGTTCACCGATACGCCCATGGTGCGGGCACTCGGCGAAGACTATATCCAGAAGTACATCCTTCCCGAGACCCAGCTCGGCCGCCTCATCCGGCCCGAGGAGATCGCCGACGCCATCTGCTTCATGGTGCAGAACTCGGCGGTGAGCGGGGAACTATGGGCCGACGCCGGCTGGCATCCGTCCCCCGCCTGA